The following are encoded in a window of Castanea sativa cultivar Marrone di Chiusa Pesio chromosome 5, ASM4071231v1 genomic DNA:
- the LOC142634729 gene encoding uncharacterized protein LOC142634729 translates to MAITLICNGLESLELEALYLYYLSMREGWIRSRFNLLHCKNLRLLSLCVVDISAEWLNNNLPGLALLEKLELKFCFELKTIKISNHHLKSLDLVRCSKLTEVEIDAPKLSTFIYYGTYQASISSNALALSQAIYNLRCLNVPDPTDAEKIEFLSKLSNSKLLELSVEQAEKAIIPKEFRETLPSPSYNVRHLMVSISKPFTRDEIGELVDSLLWISPLPDILSMECSNNSKPDFDQISLKFSYKKSICNGDDTSCCKFLPFPCWRHCLKTVKIDSLKGHYADREILYKYFFENAIILEDFQFHVGGIA, encoded by the exons ATGGCGATTACATTAATATGCAATGGCCTTGAGAGTCTTGAGTTGGAAGCATTATATCTTTATTATCTATCTATGCGTGAAGGGTGGATACGATCACGGTTCAATCTACTTCATTGTAAAAATTTAAGACTATTAAGTTTATGTGTTGTTGACATTTCAGCCGAGTGGCTCAATAACAATCTTCCTGGGCTTGCACTCCTCGAGAAGTTAGAGCTAAAATTTTGCTTTGAGCTGAAAACAATAAAGATTTCAAATCATCATCTTAAATCATTGGATTTAGTTAGATGCTCCAAGCTGACTGAGGTCGAGATTGATGCTCCTAAATTATCTACATTCATATATTATGGAACTTATCAAGCATCCATTTCGTCGAATGCTTTGGCTCTATCACAAGCTATCTACAATCTGAGATGTCTTAATGTTCCTGATCCTACGGATGCTGAGAAGATTGAATTCCTCTCAAAGCTGAGCAATTCGAAATTATTGGAACTTAGTGTTGAACAGGCTGAG AAAGCAATTATTCCAAAAGAATTTAGAGAAACCCTACCATCACCATCATATAATGTTAGGCATTTAATGGTATCAATATCTAAGCCATTTACAAGAGATGAAATAGGTGAGCTTGTAGATAGCTTGCTTTGGATTTCTCCTCTTCCAGACATTTTATCAATGGAATGCAGCAACAATTCAAAACCCGATTTTGACCAAATATCCCTCAAG TTCTCGTATAAAAAATCTATTTGTAATGGGGATGATACTAGTTGTTGCAAATTCCTACCATTTCCATGTTGGAGGCATTGCTTGAAGACTGTAAAGATTGACAGCCTTAAAGGACATTATGCAGATAGAGAGATTCTATACAagtatttttttgagaatgcaATAATCTTGGAGGACTTCCAGTTCCATGTTGGTGGAATTGCTTAA